The following DNA comes from Sphingorhabdus sp. M41.
TCGCTATGACCGTCGGATGCAAACCGGAGCCCTGATTTCACTCGCCCTTTATTTCGTTGGCATGTTGGCCATCGGCTTTTACGCCTGGCGCAAATCCACCGACAGTAGCGAAGGCTATTTGCTGGGGGGCCGGAACCTGCATCCCGCTGTGGCCGCGCTGTCTGCCGGGGCGTCCGATATGTCCGGCTGGCTGTTGCTCGGTCTGCCCGGGGCGCTTTATGCGGCCGGTCTGGTCGAGGTATGGATCGGCATCGGGCTGTTTGCCGGCGCGCTGGTTAACTGGATCGTGGTTGCGCCGCGGCTACGCGAGCAGACCGAACGCATGGGCAATGCGCTCACCATCCCCGAATTTCTCGCCAACCGCTTCCCTGACAAGGCTCTGGCCCTGCGGGTAACCTCGGCGATCATCATCGTCCTGTTCTTCGCCGTCTATACCGCAGCGGGACTGGTCGGCGGCGGCAAATTGTTCGAGACCAGCTTTGCCGGCCTGTTCGGCGATACGGGGATGAGCGACTATATGACCGGCATCTGGATGACCGCCGGCGTGGTGCTGGCTTATACGATGGTAGGCGGCTTTCTGGCGGTCAGCCTGACGGATTTTGTCCAGGGCTGCATCATGGTCGTGGCGCTGGTGCTGATGCCGCTGGTGGTGCTGACCGACGATGGCGGGATCAGTGCGATCACCAGCCAGCTCGACGCCCTCGACCCGAATTTCCTCAGCCTGACCGCAGGCCTGTCCTTCATCGGCTTCCTCTCCGCCGTCACCTGGGGCCTGGGCTATTTCGGCCAGCCGCATATCATCGTGCGCTTCATGGCGATCCGTTCGGTCCCGGACGTCGCGAAGGCGCGGACCATCGGCATGAGTTGGATGGGCGTTGCATTGCTCGGCGCCATCGGCGTCGGAATCACCGGCCGCGCCTATGTCGAGATGAACGGACTGGCGCTCGCGGATCCGGAAACCATCTTCATATTGCTGGCTAACACATTGTTTCACCCGCTAATTACCGGATTTTTATTAGCCGCTCTTCTGGCTGCGATCATGAGCACGATCAGTTCGCAATTGCTGGTTTCTTCCAGTTCGCTAACCGAGGATTTCTACCGCCTGTTCCTGCGCAAGAATGCGAGCGAACGGGAAACCGTAAATGTCGGACGGCTGTTCGTCGCGCTGGTTGCCTTGGTCGCGATCTATATTGCCCGCGATCCGGACAGCAAGGTATTGGGACTGGTGTCAAACGCCTGGGCCGGCTTCGGCGCGGCGTTCGGGCCGCTGATATTGCTGTCGCTGACCTGGAAGCGGATGACCGGCGCTGGCGCTGTGTCCGGACTGGTGATAGGTGCCGGCGTAGTGATCCTGTGGATCGCCATGGGCTGGAACAAGGAGTTCCTGGGTGGTCCCGGGGTTTACGAGATTATTCCGGGCTTTGTCGCGGCGCTGGTGGCAATTGTCGGGGTTAGTCTTGCCGGAAGGCCAACCGCCACCGTTTGATACTGCCGGTCGATATTTCCTGAAATGATTGCGCTCGCCTTCTCCCGCGAGGGAGAAGGATGCGAAGACTTGCGAACTTGTTCGCTAGTCGTAGCTGGATGAGGGCGTTCCACATTCCAGAGTGCCGAACGCCCTCATCCAACGCCGCCTAATCGCTAAAGCGATAAGGCTCTGTATCCTTCTCCCTCACGGGAGAAGGGGCTCAGATTAACGCGTCAGCTTCTTGTAAGCCACCCTTGTCGGCCGGTCCGCCGCGTCGCCCAGACGCCTCCGCTTGTCCTCTTCATAGGCTTCGAAATTGCCTTCGAACCATTCCACATGGCTGTCGCCTTCGAACGCCAGGATATGGGTCGCAAGCCGATCGAGGAAGAAGCGGTCATGCGAGATGACCACGGCGCAGCCGGCGAAGTTTTCCAGCGCGTCTTCGAGGGCGCGGAGGGTTTCGACGTCGAGATCGTTGGTCGGTTCATCGAGCAGCAGAACGTTGCCGCCTTCTTTCAGCATTTTGGCAAGATGGACGCGGTTGCGTTCACCGCCGGACAGCTGGCCGACCTTCTTCTGCTGGTCGACGCCCTTGAAGTTGAATGCGCCGACATAGGCGCGGGTCTGGACTTCATTCTTGCCGAAGGTAAAAAAGTCGTGGCCGTCGGAAATTTCTTCCCAGATATTTTTCGACGCGTCGAGCGTGTCGCGGCTCTGGTCTACATAGCCGAGCTTGACCGTATCGCCGAGTTCGAGCGACCCGTTATCGGGCTGTTCCTGACCGGTGATGATCCGGAACAGCGTCGTTTTACCCGCGCCATTGGCACCGATAATGCCGACAATGCCGCCGGGTGGCAGCGAAAATTCGAGATCTTCGAACAATAATTTATCACCATAGGCCTTGGTCAGACCCTTGGCCTCGATCACCTTGGAGCCAAGCCGTTCCGGGGTCTGGATCAGGATCTGCGCCTTGCCGATCACCCGGTTCTCCTGCGAGGCGACCAGATCGTCGAACGACTTGATACGCGCCTTGGACTTGGTCTGCCGCGCCTTGGGGCTTTGCCGCATCCATTCCAGTTCGTGCTCGATCGCCTTTTGGCGGCTCTTGTCCTCGCGCTCTTCCTGCGCCATCCGCTTGGCCTTGGCATCCAGCCAGCTGGAATAATTGCCTTCGAACGGCAGGCCCTTGCCGCGGTCGATTTCGAGCACCCAGTTGACGACATTATCGAGAAAATAGCGGTCATGGGTGACTAGAATGACGTTGCCGGCATAGTCGATCAGATGTTTTTCGAGCCAGGCGACGCTTTCGGCATCGAGATGGTTGGTCGGTTCATCAAGCATCAGGATTTCCGGCTTGTCGAGCAGCAGGCGGCAAAGCGCGACGCGGCGCTTCTCGCCACCGGAAAGATCGGTCACCGGGCTGTCGCCGGGAGGGCAGCGCAAGGCTTCCATCGCGATTTCCAGCTGATTGTCGAGGGTCCAGCCGTCGACTGCATCGATTTTTTCCTGCAGCTCACCCATTTCTTCCATCAGCGCGTCAAAATCGACGTCTTCCGGCGGGTCGCCCATGATCGTGGAAATCTCATTGAAGCGCGCGACCAGGTCGGCGACTTCGCGGACGCCGTCCATGACATTTTCCTTCACCGTCTTGCTTTCGTCGAGCTGCGGTTCCTGCGCCAGATAGCCGACGCGGATGCCCTCGCCTGCCCAGGCTTCACCCTGAAATTCGTCATCCTGGCCCGACATGATCTTCATTAGCGTCGACTTACCGGCGCCATTCTTGCCGATGATGGCGATTTTGGTGCCTGGCAGGAACTGCAGGTGGATATTGTCGAGCACCGGTTTGGGGGCTCCAGGGAAGGTCTTGGTAAGACCTTTCATGACATAGCTATATTGGACGGCCATTAGACTTCTTTCTCGGATTGGCTCCGCTAATCCTGAGCCCGTCGAAGGGTGCTGGTTGAGTAGCATTCTCCGACAAGCGCTGTATCAACGGGATATGGGGCTTGTTTGATAGCTTATGTAGCTATTCCGCCCGCCTGTCGCAAGGGACCATTGGCCAGACTATTGGCAAATGGCAAAAGGCGGGTTAGTCAGCTGTCCATGAAAACATTATCCACCCTGCTCGCCGGCGTCACCGCGCTTTCCCTGTCCACCGCCACTCTGGCTAATGATCATGATCCGATGGCCCTGCAGGCCAAGGCGCTGCAGGACGATGTGGCTTATGATATTGTCGAGGGTCTGACCACCGAAGTGGGGCCACGCCAGGCAGGAACCGAGGCGGAAGCGCGAGCACGGAATTGGGCCGTTGCCAAGCTGAACGCGCTTGGCTTCAGCAATGTTCGCAGCGAAGCTTATTTGATGCCGACCTGGATACGGGGCAAGGAAACGGCGGCAGTCGTCAGCCCTTTCCCGCAGGCGCTGGCGATCACGGCGCTCGGCAATAGCGGCAGCACCGGCGACAAGGGGCTGACCGCCGAGGTCGTATATTTCCCGACGCTGGCGGATCTGGTTGCGGCACCGGATGGCAGCCTGACCGGTAAAATCGCCTTTGTCAGTCATGAGATGAAGCCGACCCAGGACGGATCGAGCTATGGCGCCTTTGGCCCTGCGCGCTTTGTCGGCCCGAATATCGCCGCCAAGAAAGGCGCTGCGGCGATCATCATTCGCTCTGCCGGAACCGACCATCATCGCAATCCGCATACCGGGAACACCAATTTCGAAGCTGGCGTGACGCCGATACCGGCGGGCGCGCTATCCATTCCCGATGCGGAAAATCTGGCGAGGATGTTCGCTCGCGGCAAGGCGGTGAAGCTCAAGCTGGTGCTGACCCCGCAGAATATCGGGCAGCAGCAATCAGGCAACGTGATCGCAGAACTGCCGGGCAGCGATCCGTCGCTCGGCATGATCGTGATTGCCTGCCATCTCGACAGCTGGGACCTGGGTACCGGTGCCATTGACGATGCTTCGGGCTGCGCCATCACTGCCGCCGCCGCAAAACAGATCATGGCTGCAGGCCAACCCAAGCGCACGATCCGGCTGCTCTGGGCCGGGGCCGAGGAAGTCGGCATCTGGGGCGGGAAGGCATATGGCGAAGCGCACACGGGCGACAATCATGCGCTGGCAATGGAATCGGATTTTGGCGCCGACCGGATCTGGCGGGTCGAGTTCAATTTTCCCGATAGCGCGACCTCCGTCGCAAAAGAGATTGAACAGGCTTTGCAACCACTCGCGATCGGGCGTGGAACGCAGAAAGCCAGCGGCGGAGCGGATGTTCAATCGATCATCGCCAATAATAACCTGGCGATCATCGATTTGCAGCAGGACGGCACGCGCTATTTCGACTTGCACCACACGCCGGATGATACGCTGGACAAGATTGACCCCGAGCAATTGCGGCAGAATGTCGCAGCATGGAGTACGGTGCTTGCGATAGTCGCCAATAGCGATGCCGATTTCACCATGCCGGCAAAACAATGAGACTGGTTCCGCTTCTTGCGTTGACGGGGATGATTCTCGCGGCCTGCTCCGAAACCCCGGTTGAGGAAAAAGGAGACGCTGCGATCGCCGAAATGGAAGCCGAAATCGAACAGGACGCCCAAACCCTGGAAGAAGCCGCCGATGAAGCGGTCAAGGCGCTGGCCGAGGATATTGATGCCGAACTGGCCGCCGAGGGCATTGGTGATCCAGCGGTAGAGACACCTACGGACGCAACGAAAAACTAGTCATCAGGCCACATTGCTGGCCGCCATTCTGTTCGACCGTTATTCAACCGACCGGTAGCGCCAGCGTTGCGCGCAATCCGCCATCGTCCCGGTTCTTGAGGATGATATCACCACCATGATCCCGGGCGATAGCGCGTGCGAGCGTCAGACCCAGTCCGGAGCCGCCGGTAGCGCGATTGCGTGAGTCGTCTCCGCGCAAAAACGGCTCGAACATCGACTCGATTGTGGATTCCGGAATCCCCGGTCCGTCGTCATCGACATGTATCATCAACCTATCGCCAGACTTTTCCACAGAGATATCCGCAGCCTTGCCGTAGAGGATCGCATTTCCGATCAGATTGCGCAACGCCCGGCGCACCAGCGTCTCGCGGACGGGAGCAATTTGCTTGTCGCCGCGCTGGTAGCGGACTTCGTTACCCAGATCGGTAAACTCGTCGACAATGGTTTCGATCAGCGAGCGAATATCGACCGGGTCCGAATGTTCCCTGGAGCGACCCAGACGAGCGAGAGACAGGATATCGTCGAGCGTGTGATCGATATCTTCGATACCGGCGATCATCTTTTCACGGTCATCATCATCTTCAACATTCTCAACGCGCACGCGCAGAGCCGCCAGCGGTGTTCGCAGATCATGGCCGATAGCGCCCAGCATCACATCCTTTTCATCAATCATGCCGTTGACGCGGCGGCTCATGTCGTTGAACGCGCGGATCAATTCCCGTGTATCGGGAGGCCCCTGCTCTGTCAGTTCTCCGGATTCGCCAGGCTGAAAAGATTGCGCTTTCGCGGTGAGCGATTTCAACGGCCTCGAAATATAGCGCCCGAGAAGGATCAGCGGAACCAGCATCAGCAGATAGATGGTGATTGTCTGGAAAAGCAACGTCCGAACCAACAAGGGCGTGCGCTCGCGAACAACGGAAGCGATGCTGACCCACTGGCCATCAGCCTGTTGGGCCGAAATGATTACAAAGCCTCTGGTCTGCGAAGGTGACCGGTTACCGCCCATCGACCGGTTGATCGGATTGTCGCGCCACTCGCGCCGGTTTGCACCGATCAGATGGCCGCTCATGTCACCTGTCAGCTCCCGAATCGATGTGGCACGAATATCGGAGAAGGAGATGCCCATATTGGCAAAGGCCTGACCCGCCCGGGCTTCGAGCTCCGGCAAGCGCCTCATATCGTCGCTAACCGCACTTTCATCGCTATATTTTAACTGCCCCCAACGCCGCGCGCGCATATCTCCGTTTCGTCGGGCCGGACGATCGCCGGATTGTCGATCGAGACCGAAGGCGATGCGGGAGACTGCGGATGTGGAGGATTCGATCAGGTTTTGATTTTGCGCGCCGCGATAGAGCAGAAAACTGTTTATGCCCTGAGCCAGAAACAGCATCAGTGCAACGACCAGCAGAAGCTGTCCGACCAGATTATTGGGCCACAGCCGCTTCACAGGGATTTCACCTCGCCGGCGAGCACATAGCCGCCGCCCCGGACAGTCTTGATGATTTCAGGGTTTTTCGGGTCGCTCTCGATTTTGCGACGCAGCCGACTGATCTGATTGTCGACGGCACGGTCGAAGGCATGGGCTTCGCGGCCCTGGGTGATATCAAGCAGTTGGTCGCGGTTGAGGACCTTGCCAGCACGGGACACCAGCGCCAGCAGCATCTGATATTCACCGGTGGAAAGGGAGATATTGACGCCATCGGCATCGATCAGGCTGCGCTTATCACATTTAAGCGTCCAGCCCGAAAACTGATATGCGCCGCCGGTGGTACCATTTTGCTTGGCGCTGCCTCGATCAGAACGGCGCAGAACGACCTTGATCCGGGCAACCAGTTCGCGAGGGCTGAAAGGCTTGGTAATATAGTCATCAGCGCCCAGTTCCAGGCCGATGATCCGCTCTGTTTCTTCGGTCTTGGCGCTGATGAAGATGACCGGGATATCGGTCTTGTCGGTGACAAAGCGGCACAGGCTGAGGCCGTCTTCACCGGGCATCATGATGTCGAGCAGGATTATGTCAAAATCATAAGCGTTGAGCAGAGATCTGGCGACGCTCGCGTCGCTGGCCTGCTGCACCTTATAACCTTGCTTGATCAGATATTCGGCCAGTGGCTCGCGCAATGTGGCTTCGTCATCGACCAGCAATATGTGAATCTTGTTCGTCATCGGATCGCCCTATCACAGGATAAACAAAAAGAAACGGACCGCCAGCCAATTGGGGGAGAGGGGGAGATGGCTGACGATCCGTTCGTGAAAAGAGTGGTTCAGGGATTAACCGCCTCTGTTATTCCGTTCGCCCTTATAGGCTGCACGAGCGGCCTGACGCTCTTCCTTGGTGAGCTTGCCGTCGTTATTGGTGTCGGCCTTGTCAAAGCGGGCCAGCGCTGCTGCGGTAAATTCTGCCTGGCTGATCTTCTGATCACCATTGGTATCGGCATTGCGCATCATAGCCATGCCATGACCACCACGCTTGTGGCCTTTACCGCGCATGCCTCTGTCGCCGCGCTTGCCGTGCATCGCCTGGGCTTCTTCCTGGCTCAATTTACCGTTACCATCCTTGTCGGCGCGCGCAAATCGTTCCGCCCTACGAGCGCTGCGAGCGGCTTCCATCTCGGCCTGGGTCAATTCGCCATCGCCATTGGTATCCGCCTTGGCAAAACGCTCGCCGCGCTTGGCTGAACGGTCTGCACGTCTGGCTTCACGATCTTCCTTTGAAAGCTGACCATCGCCATTCACATCCATCTTGGCAAAGCGGGTGTTCAGTGATGCGGTGAGTTCGGCGCGACTTATTGCACCGTCGGCATTGGTATCCGCCCGCATGCCGCGATCGCCAGGAGCGGCAACTGCTATTCCGCCAGCCATCAACAAAGCGGTAGCGCTCGAGATCAAAATTGCTTTTTTCATAATATATTCCTCATTGTCCAATTCAGGGAAGCGGCCTTGTCGTTCCGCCATGAATGTTGTTCTAACGCCGAGATGTCGCTGAACTTTGTCAGAACGGACCAAAATTGTCGCAAAATGTAACAATGAGCAGCGATGGTTCATCTTCGCGACAGTTTGCAGCCACGAATGACGCTTCATCGCGATGACACGGGCTCTGAGCCTGGCTTAGATCATGACTGCATTATGGTGTAACGGGCAGCCCCCGGCAATTTGCACATGGTTTTCGAGACTTTCAGTTCCTCGCCATCGACGATCACAATATCGGCCAGCACCATGCACGGCGTGCCATCGGGCAATGCGTTCTTCGACGAGACAGTCGAGCTTCCCGAGACATTCTCACGGACCCTGCTTTGCCATTCGACCGTCTTGCCAATCTCGCCGCCCTCGGTGGCGACCTGAGTCGCTTCTGCGGCTTGCTCTTGCTCTTCCGGATAGAGTCTGCACGAAATGGCCTGCGACAGGTTGTTTGCACTATCGACCAGAAAGTCGCCGACCAACGGTATCTTCCGGGTTACACTCGCCATGCGATCGGCCATGCCGAACAGGCCTTTGCGCTTTACCTTGGCTTCGGTTTCGTCCGGCTTGCCTTGCCCGTTTCCGCATAAGGTGCCGAACGAACTGGCGCCTGTTCTTTCCGTTGTTCCGACTTCCCCATCAGGTGTGATGGTCGCTGTGTCGGGAATTTCTGACGCTGCGTCCCGATTGTCATTGCTTTGTGGAGCTTCGGTTTTCTCATTTTGGGATTTGCTGCCAAAGATGCCGCCAAATTGCGCAGACGCCGGAGCCGGCGCGACCGTCACCGCCATGGTCGTCGCCAAAAGCAGCGGCCTGAAGACTTTAACAAATTCAATATTCATGAAATTCCCTCTCGGTCTGAACCTTAGCCATGTGCAAAGGCGAAGCAAATGGATTAGCCGCCTATGATATGCCGACCGCTGATATTACACTCCCCTGCTCAAGCTCAAGGAAGGTTCGTCTGTCGCGCGTGGCTGACGAATTCTTTGCTTGGCGGGCAATCGAAGCAACTGGGCAATTCCCGTCCTTCAACCAAAGCCGTCGGCTGTCCGTGAAGCGACACTCGCAAATATACTTAGTGATTGATTGTATTCGATTGCCTAAAATATGATTTGTTTGACCAAGATTGGGAACCAGATGTGCGGTTCTCGCGTTAAGCATGCAATTACATTTTAGCGGACAAACATTATGACTTCTCAGATTATGATCGTCGAAGACGAATTTCTCATTGCCATGGAGCTGGAACAGATTGTGGGCAATTTGGGATATGATTGTATCGGTGTTGCCGATGACACAGAATCTGCGATCGAAATGGTTGCAAAGAAACCGGACATTGCGCTCGTCGACGTCAATCTGAGCGATGGGCCGACCGGACCGATCATCGGTGCCCGGCTGGCCAACGAATTTGGCGTGAAGGTCGTATTCATCACCGCTAACCCCAAACAGTTGGGAGATGGTGTCGAAGGGACGCTTGGCGCGGTTTCCAAGCCGGTCGAAATCGAAGTATTAAAGGATGTTCTGCATTATCTGGTAGAGGTTTCCAATAACAATGATGACGTCGAACCTCCGCCACGGATGAAGCTGTTCGACTGATTCCCGCTAGCTTCCCGTCAGGCGGGATTGCTGCACTTCCATCTCTATCTGCAAACCGGTGGGCAGCCATAGCCGTTCGAGCTTTCCGCCCAATTGCTGGGTAACCGACATCTCAACCAGTTTTGAGCCAAATCCCGAATGAGACGGCGGCGTCGAGATTTCTTCCCCTCCCATTTCGGTCCATTTGAATATCACCATCTTGCCACTACTCGCTATCTCCAGATTGACCTGGCCTTGATCCGCTGCCAGCGCGCCATATTTCATCGAATTGGTTGCCAATTCGTGGAATACCAGCGCGATCGGGGTTGCTGCGCGATCGCTTACCGTAATGTCTCCTCCGGTGATGCGCAGTCTTTTCTCCGAAAATGCCGGGTAGGAGGCAAATATCTCTGACAGAAGATGCTGAATTGTGACAGCGCCCGCCTCAGACTGCTCTTTGTCATTGTGCGGGCGTACATATTCATGAGCGCGCCCCAAGGCGGCAATCCTGCCCTTCAGGGTTTCCGCAGGCTCCCGGAAACTCTCATCTCCGCGTGCGGTCATGCTGATCAATCCGGAGATGATGGCGAATATATTCTTGATACGATGGCTCAGCTCCTGACTGAGTATCTCGTTCTGGCTTGCCGTCTGCTTGGCATCCTCGATGTCTGTGCACGTGCCGATCCAGCGCTGTATTTTCTGGTCCGGCCCGATGATCGGCAGCGCCCGCCCGAGAACCCAGCGATATTGCCCGGAGCGATGCCGAAGACGATATTCGACTTCATAGGGCTCGCCGGTTTCCAGACTGTGTCGCCACCGTTTCCACGCTTCTGGCTGGTCTTCGGGATGAAACATATCGGCCCAGGCTTCGCCATCGGTTGACCCGGCTGGTGCTCCGGTAAATTCATACCAGCGAGCGTTATAATAATCATGGTCACCGTCCGGTAGCGTTGACCAGACCATCTGAGGCATCGTGTCAGCAAGTGCATGAAACGCATCACCGCTCAGCTGCAAGGCGCCCCGCGCCTGAAGCTTTGCGTCACGCCGCTGTTGGTCGCTATATTCGTGCAACCTGAAATTTCTGATTTCGCTACGGGTTGGCATATTCAGCTTTCACTGTTTCTTGGGTCTGATGCTCAGGAGCTTTACCATCATAGGCTATGGCAACGGAGCCAATCAATTTAGCCTGTTTTCAGCAAATTTAAATAGAACTTTTTTGAATGGGTGGGTTTTAGATCACTTCTGCCAGGCAAATTGTCGAACAGAGTATCCTTTTACAGTCTGGCAGAGCACTCAGAGCAGCTTGTCGACAATGCAACGTATTAGCTTCTATGGAGTTGCACTGTAAATATCATATATTTGAATTGTCGACCGTCATCACCATCCTTCGTAAAGCGCTCAACAATCCCGCGCTTTGCCCCATTGAAAGGGACTGTTTCGTGCGTGAGATTGGAATTGTGGGCAGCGGACCCATGGCAATTTACCTGCTGAAATATCTCGCTGCCAGCGAAGAACCGCTTTCGATCACCATTTTCGAAGCCTCGCCATCGGCAGGGATGGGCATGCCGTACGATCCCGACCTGAATGCAGATTATATGCTGTGCAACGCCTTTAGCCGCGAGATCCCTGCCCCTGTGCGGCCGCTGATTGACTGGCTCAAGGACCGTCCGGCCCGCGAACTCAGCGAGTGGGAATTATCTGCCCACGACCTGACAGCCCGCGCATTTTATCCCCGCGTGCTGATCGGGGAATATCTCCATTCACAATTCGGTGAACTATGCGAAAATGCGCGCTCTGCTGGCCACAAAGTCAAAGTGCTTACGGACAGCCGCGTGACCGACCTTGAGGGCGCCGGCAAGGCGAAAGCGACCATTCACTATGTGTCAGCTCAGATCGATGAAACGGCACAGTTCGACATCGTCGTAATCGCTTCGGGCCATAGCTGGCCCGACATTCCCGAAATCGACGGGGTAAAGCTAGTATCGCCATGGCCCTATACGAATATCACCGACCTGGCCGAGAATGATATCGGTGTTCTCGGTTCCTCGCTGTCAGCGATCGATATCGTGGTGGCCCTTGGTCATGCCCATGGTCAGTTTGAGGAAAACGGGGATAGAATCAGCTGGTTAGCGAATGATGTCGATGATGCGCTGCGGATCACCATGGTGTCGCACATGGGAATCATGCCAGAAGGCGATTTCTATTATCCCTTTCCCTATCAGCCGCTGACATGCCTTACCGATGAGGCAATCGAGCAAGAGATTGACCGCGGACAACACGGTCTTCTGGATCGCGTGTTCACACTTCTATGTGACGAACTGGACTCGGTTGATCCCGAATATCTGGACAGTTTGCCCAAGACCGCGAGAACCGTAGAAGGCTTTGCACCGGCATATTTTTCTCGTCGACGCGAGCTCGGTGGGTTGCGAGCGGTCAAACGGGATCTGGCCGGATCGCGCGAGACCATGCGGCGCAAGGAAACCATCCCCCATCGCTATGCCTTGCTTCGCGGCCACGAGGCATTTGATCGCATATTGCGAGAGCTGACAGAAGCAGATTATGCGCTTTTCCTCGATCATCTCATGCCGGTCTTTGCCGATTGTTATGCTGCTGTGCCGCACCTTTCTCTCGCTCGTGTCACAGCGCTGTACGATGCTGGTGTGCTTGAGCTTGTGGCAACTGAGGAAGGAGCCGAATTTAGATCAACGGAAGATGGTGGTATCGAGGTGGATACCGAGGATGGCCCCACGCGATTTGATGTCATGGTTGATGCGCGCGGACAGGCTCCGGCAAGTTTGAAGGATTTGCCCTTTCCCGGACTGGTCAACGC
Coding sequences within:
- a CDS encoding FAD/NAD(P)-binding protein, giving the protein MREIGIVGSGPMAIYLLKYLAASEEPLSITIFEASPSAGMGMPYDPDLNADYMLCNAFSREIPAPVRPLIDWLKDRPARELSEWELSAHDLTARAFYPRVLIGEYLHSQFGELCENARSAGHKVKVLTDSRVTDLEGAGKAKATIHYVSAQIDETAQFDIVVIASGHSWPDIPEIDGVKLVSPWPYTNITDLAENDIGVLGSSLSAIDIVVALGHAHGQFEENGDRISWLANDVDDALRITMVSHMGIMPEGDFYYPFPYQPLTCLTDEAIEQEIDRGQHGLLDRVFTLLCDELDSVDPEYLDSLPKTARTVEGFAPAYFSRRRELGGLRAVKRDLAGSRETMRRKETIPHRYALLRGHEAFDRILRELTEADYALFLDHLMPVFADCYAAVPHLSLARVTALYDAGVLELVATEEGAEFRSTEDGGIEVDTEDGPTRFDVMVDARGQAPASLKDLPFPGLVNALSDPESPVLQPFALDFAQDVESQIYCLAIPQVLERHPFSQGLVECSHQARRVAEDILRVATDG